The Paenibacillus sp. RUD330 genome has a segment encoding these proteins:
- a CDS encoding cupin domain-containing protein: protein MTDSVLQSPNLTLCADSNEVLNFKRDSHNYITQLFGEQLPAIRTGLFNVHLTKGIIVQPHWHTNVTELVFVISGEVMTSVFDPFTQKLMNCKLKPGQVAVLPKGWFHWIVTLSEKAHILTIFDQPTPDIVYGSDFLRFTPKEIMNLAYCVDEEEYAKAVAPIQQSLILGPPPGCGKVQALQEAPGMYGHGYGGGQVMPEMQGGPGMYGHGYGGGQMMPGMQEGPGMYGHGYGGGQMMPGMQGGPGMYGHGYGGGQMMPGMQGGPGMYGHGYGGGQMMPEMQGGPGMYGHGYGGGQVMPEMQGGHGMYGHGYGGGQMMLGMQGGPGMYGHGYGGGQVMPEMQEMPGSYGHAYLYKSPAVQHEGHEGYMGAVQSEEAEMYMYGGGGRFAPAAARENG from the coding sequence GTGACCGATTCCGTCCTGCAATCCCCGAATCTGACCTTATGCGCAGACTCCAATGAGGTGCTGAATTTCAAGCGAGATTCGCACAACTACATTACGCAGCTGTTCGGCGAGCAGCTCCCGGCCATCCGGACCGGCCTATTCAACGTTCACTTGACGAAAGGCATCATCGTTCAGCCCCATTGGCATACCAATGTGACGGAGCTGGTCTTCGTCATCAGCGGCGAAGTCATGACCTCCGTATTCGATCCGTTCACTCAGAAGCTGATGAACTGCAAGCTGAAGCCGGGTCAAGTGGCCGTCTTGCCCAAGGGCTGGTTCCACTGGATCGTGACGCTGTCGGAGAAGGCCCATATCCTGACGATATTCGATCAGCCGACTCCGGATATCGTCTATGGCTCGGACTTTCTCCGCTTCACGCCCAAGGAAATCATGAACCTCGCGTACTGCGTGGATGAAGAAGAATATGCCAAGGCCGTGGCGCCGATCCAGCAGTCCCTCATTCTTGGGCCGCCTCCGGGCTGCGGCAAGGTCCAGGCGCTGCAGGAGGCTCCCGGCATGTACGGCCATGGATATGGCGGCGGTCAGGTGATGCCGGAAATGCAAGGGGGACCCGGCATGTACGGCCATGGATATGGCGGCGGTCAGATGATGCCTGGGATGCAAGAGGGACCCGGCATGTACGGCCATGGATATGGCGGCGGTCAGATGATGCCTGGGATGCAAGGGGGACCCGGCATGTACGGCCATGGATATGGCGGCGGTCAGATGATGCCTGGGATGCAAGGGGGACCCGGCATGTACGGCCATGGATATGGCGGCGGTCAGATGATGCCTGAGATGCAAGGGGGACCCGGCATGTACGGCCATGGATATGGCGGCGGTCAGGTGATGCCTGAGATGCAAGGGGGACACGGCATGTACGGCCATGGATATGGCGGAGGTCAGATGATGCTTGGGATGCAAGGGGGACCCGGCATGTACGGCCATGGATATGGCGGCGGGCAGGTGATGCCGGAAATGCAGGAAATGCCGGGCTCGTACGGCCATGCCTATCTGTACAAATCCCCGGCTGTTCAGCATGAGGGGCATGAGGGCTACATGGGCGCTGTCCAGTCGGAGGAAGCCGAAATGTACATGTATGGCGGGGGCGGACGTTTCGCTCCGGCAGCCGCCCGAGAGAACGGATAA
- a CDS encoding methyl-accepting chemotaxis protein: MKINFNIRMKLISSFVLVSLLFGLSSVFTIHNVEDTKKSYDYIVNTAGELRSLAQSIQTDSAVQISAFRAYMLYGDAKYKTQIYDANSRIDAAVKNGLELAVLEESKKRLKEIGEANQQFKQVTVKVMNSYLSNKKKAAEEGVTIILPVSESITSQADSMAEWMGGTVIPDNVKKAGDQAHAGLIAVIVISTAAALVALALGSLVSWFLTRPLIRLSASVKRVAEGDLTGDKLVIRGRDEIHRLNEAFHEMTVGLKEMIGGIAGSAGQLAASAEQLKVGAQQSGKAAETVASAIQEIAGGAEMTTVRLDQNQNALQEVLGGAKLISAGSESVLQFSRQTFGEAEDGSRYVEDNLNQMRFIHESVQRSNEVIGSLSGRSRQIGGILKVIADLARQTNLLALNAAIEAARAGEHGKGFGVVAGEVRALAEQSQQSAKNIAALIAGIQQDTEASVAIMSEVVAGAQQGLSISELTSEKFSRILSGTENMIPHIEEMAAVVKQITGSIQEVADSASQIAGIAQSHAAGSEEAAASTEEQLASMEEIHASASSLSAMAEEMKRMVDRFKIE, encoded by the coding sequence ATGAAGATTAATTTCAACATTAGAATGAAGCTGATCAGCAGCTTTGTTTTGGTTTCCTTGTTGTTTGGACTGTCATCCGTCTTTACGATCCACAACGTGGAGGATACGAAGAAATCCTATGACTACATCGTCAATACGGCCGGTGAACTGAGGTCTCTCGCCCAATCCATCCAGACCGATTCCGCGGTGCAGATCAGCGCTTTCCGCGCATATATGCTGTATGGAGACGCCAAGTACAAAACCCAGATCTATGACGCCAACAGCCGGATCGACGCCGCCGTCAAAAACGGGCTTGAGCTTGCCGTATTGGAGGAGTCCAAAAAACGCCTGAAAGAGATTGGCGAGGCCAATCAGCAATTCAAGCAAGTAACCGTGAAGGTGATGAACAGTTATTTGAGCAATAAGAAAAAGGCGGCGGAAGAAGGCGTCACGATCATTCTTCCCGTCAGCGAATCCATTACGAGCCAGGCGGATTCCATGGCGGAATGGATGGGCGGCACCGTCATCCCCGACAATGTCAAGAAAGCGGGAGACCAGGCGCATGCAGGCTTGATCGCCGTCATCGTCATCAGCACGGCCGCCGCTCTGGTCGCGCTGGCGTTGGGCAGCCTCGTGTCGTGGTTCCTCACCCGTCCGCTCATCCGGCTGTCCGCTTCGGTGAAGCGGGTCGCGGAGGGGGATCTGACGGGGGACAAGCTCGTCATCCGCGGACGGGACGAAATTCACCGACTGAACGAAGCCTTCCATGAGATGACGGTCGGACTGAAAGAAATGATCGGGGGCATTGCCGGAAGCGCCGGACAGCTGGCCGCATCCGCCGAGCAGCTCAAGGTAGGGGCGCAGCAGTCGGGCAAGGCTGCCGAGACGGTCGCCTCCGCGATTCAGGAAATCGCGGGCGGCGCCGAGATGACGACGGTGCGGCTGGATCAGAACCAGAACGCCCTCCAGGAAGTGCTTGGAGGCGCCAAGCTCATCTCGGCGGGCTCCGAGAGCGTGCTGCAGTTCTCCCGACAGACGTTCGGCGAGGCGGAGGATGGAAGCCGGTATGTGGAGGACAACCTGAACCAGATGAGATTCATCCATGAGTCGGTCCAAAGATCCAATGAGGTGATCGGCTCTCTCTCCGGACGTTCCCGTCAGATCGGCGGCATTCTGAAAGTCATCGCAGATCTGGCCCGGCAGACGAACCTGCTCGCCCTGAACGCGGCGATCGAAGCCGCCCGCGCCGGCGAACACGGCAAAGGCTTCGGAGTCGTGGCAGGCGAAGTAAGGGCGCTTGCGGAGCAATCGCAGCAATCGGCCAAGAACATCGCCGCCTTGATCGCCGGCATCCAGCAGGACACGGAAGCATCCGTCGCCATCATGAGCGAGGTCGTCGCTGGCGCGCAGCAGGGACTGAGCATCTCGGAGCTCACCTCGGAGAAGTTCTCCCGGATTCTGTCCGGCACCGAAAACATGATCCCGCATATCGAGGAAATGGCGGCCGTTGTGAAGCAGATTACGGGCAGCATTCAGGAGGTCGCCGACTCGGCCTCGCAGATCGCCGGCATCGCCCAGTCCCATGCGGCCGGTTCGGAGGAAGCCGCGGCCTCGACCGAGGAGCAGCTCGCATCGATGGAAGAGATCCATGCTTCGGCCAGCAGCCTCTCCGCCATGGCGGAAGAAATGAAGCGGATGGTCGACCGGTTCAAGATCGAATAG
- a CDS encoding DUF1540 domain-containing protein, whose protein sequence is MAKDVLCEVNSCRHWAAGNQCAATSIYVVSHSKKASNSEETDCKTFEPKI, encoded by the coding sequence ATGGCCAAGGATGTTCTTTGCGAAGTGAACTCCTGCCGGCACTGGGCTGCCGGCAATCAATGCGCGGCTACGTCCATCTATGTCGTCAGCCACAGCAAAAAAGCCAGCAATTCCGAAGAGACGGACTGCAAAACGTTCGAACCGAAAATTTGA
- a CDS encoding DUF3500 domain-containing protein — MNKSMAAAALLALTLAWPGNSAGAEGAAAWAASEGGANPVQKPASGKMGSGADVYNALQQGIAREAKAACSRLPHDSRVACLARAFEDTLAPEQRKAIRYPFTAKHAVDWSYFPLEEAPRNGISLGSMSPASLEAFKALAAEALGPHGYHTMKAVLLADQAEQEASGNPKWDSRFYHVAFLGDPSDSSPWMLQISGHHLAVNRTYHTREQGLTPMFVGIEPRISAAGGRTYGPMEGRLQAAYELFRSLEPDQLAAAQLEEKFEEVLLGPGRDARFPEHEGLPYSHLDDKQKRKVREAVTGWAIDAHPSDMPQLLADYFSEEALDRTYIGWSGSLDDKEPGSYLRIEGPRLWIESVVKREAAMPGRGHVHSVWRDRKADYGGCFF, encoded by the coding sequence ATGAACAAAAGCATGGCCGCAGCGGCGCTTCTGGCGCTGACGCTGGCTTGGCCGGGCAATTCCGCCGGCGCGGAGGGAGCAGCCGCATGGGCCGCATCTGAAGGCGGGGCCAATCCGGTCCAGAAGCCGGCTTCCGGCAAAATGGGAAGCGGGGCGGATGTGTACAACGCCTTGCAGCAGGGCATCGCCCGCGAGGCGAAGGCAGCATGCTCCCGATTGCCCCATGACAGCCGAGTCGCTTGTCTTGCCCGCGCGTTCGAGGATACTCTCGCGCCGGAGCAGCGCAAGGCGATTCGGTATCCGTTCACAGCGAAGCATGCGGTGGATTGGAGCTATTTCCCGCTTGAGGAGGCGCCCCGCAACGGCATTTCTCTCGGCTCGATGAGTCCCGCCAGCCTGGAAGCCTTCAAGGCGCTCGCGGCGGAAGCCCTTGGGCCGCATGGCTACCATACGATGAAGGCGGTCCTGCTGGCCGATCAGGCGGAGCAGGAGGCTTCCGGCAATCCGAAGTGGGATTCCCGCTTTTATCATGTCGCGTTTCTGGGCGATCCGAGCGATTCGAGCCCATGGATGCTGCAGATCAGCGGCCACCATCTGGCCGTCAACCGGACGTATCATACGCGAGAGCAGGGCTTGACCCCCATGTTCGTCGGCATCGAGCCGAGAATCTCTGCGGCGGGCGGCCGGACCTATGGACCGATGGAAGGCCGGCTCCAAGCCGCCTACGAGCTGTTCCGCTCTCTGGAGCCCGATCAGCTGGCGGCGGCTCAGCTCGAGGAGAAGTTCGAGGAGGTGCTTCTCGGGCCCGGCAGGGATGCGAGGTTTCCCGAGCATGAGGGCCTTCCGTATTCCCATCTGGACGACAAGCAGAAGCGCAAGGTGAGAGAAGCCGTCACCGGCTGGGCGATCGACGCCCATCCTTCCGACATGCCGCAGCTGCTGGCGGATTACTTTTCGGAGGAAGCTCTGGATAGGACCTACATCGGCTGGTCGGGCTCGCTGGACGACAAGGAGCCGGGCTCCTACCTTCGGATCGAGGGCCCCCGCCTATGGATCGAATCCGTCGTGAAGAGGGAAGCCGCGATGCCGGGCCGCGGCCATGTCCATTCCGTCTGGCGCGACCGCAAAGCCGATTACGGCGGATGCTTCTTCTGA
- a CDS encoding DEAD/DEAH box helicase, whose protein sequence is MKFEELNIAPAILKALSKENYTQPTPIQEKAIPAALEGRDVLGCAQTGTGKTAAFSIPIIQKLSAGRPGGGKPSGKRVIRSLILTPTRELAIQIEENIKAYSRFTELRSVVIVGGVSQHGQEQQLQRGTDILIATPGRLIDLINQKHADLQHVEVLVLDEADRMLDMGFINDVKKIMTRLPAKRQTLFFSATMPPEIARLVESLLVNPVKIEITPVSSTVDRIEQSVYLVDKENKLSLLTHLLQDETISSVLVFTRTKHGADRVAKGLAKKSISAQAIHGDKSQNARQAALSNFKKGATRVLVATDIAARGIDIDELSHVIQFNLPNMPETYVHRIGRTGRAGHSGIAVSFCEVEELPYLKDIEKVTKKKIPVVTDHPYPMLGAPAPSEKPAAQAKQGSSKGGGGQARQGGRGGQGAQAKQGSQGSGGGQAKQGAGQGGQSGQGAKQGWQRRGGQRPAGERTAAPANKGR, encoded by the coding sequence ATGAAATTCGAAGAACTGAACATCGCGCCGGCCATTCTCAAGGCGCTGAGCAAAGAAAACTATACGCAGCCTACGCCGATCCAGGAGAAGGCGATTCCGGCTGCGCTTGAAGGACGGGACGTCCTCGGCTGCGCCCAGACCGGCACAGGCAAGACCGCTGCGTTCTCCATTCCGATCATCCAGAAGCTGAGCGCCGGACGTCCGGGCGGCGGGAAGCCTTCGGGCAAGCGGGTCATCCGCTCGCTCATCCTGACGCCGACGCGGGAGCTCGCCATCCAGATCGAAGAAAATATCAAGGCCTACAGCCGGTTCACGGAGCTGCGCAGCGTCGTCATCGTCGGCGGCGTATCCCAGCACGGCCAGGAGCAGCAGCTGCAGCGCGGCACGGATATCCTGATCGCGACGCCGGGCCGTCTGATCGACCTCATCAACCAGAAGCATGCCGATCTGCAGCATGTCGAAGTGCTTGTGCTGGACGAAGCCGACCGCATGCTCGACATGGGCTTCATCAACGACGTGAAGAAGATCATGACCAGGCTGCCCGCCAAGCGGCAGACGCTGTTCTTCTCCGCTACGATGCCTCCGGAGATCGCCCGTCTCGTGGAGTCGCTGCTCGTGAATCCGGTCAAGATCGAAATCACCCCGGTGTCCTCGACGGTCGATCGGATCGAGCAGTCGGTGTACCTCGTCGACAAGGAAAACAAGCTGTCCCTGCTTACCCATCTGCTGCAGGACGAGACGATCTCCTCGGTGCTTGTCTTCACCCGCACGAAGCATGGAGCGGACCGCGTCGCGAAGGGTCTGGCGAAGAAAAGCATATCCGCCCAGGCGATTCACGGCGACAAGTCCCAGAACGCGCGACAGGCTGCTCTGAGCAACTTCAAGAAGGGAGCGACGCGGGTGCTCGTAGCGACCGATATCGCCGCCCGCGGCATCGATATCGACGAGCTGTCCCATGTCATCCAGTTCAATCTGCCCAACATGCCCGAGACGTACGTGCACCGGATCGGCCGTACAGGCAGGGCCGGACATAGCGGAATCGCCGTTTCGTTCTGCGAGGTGGAGGAGCTTCCTTACCTCAAGGATATCGAGAAGGTGACGAAGAAGAAAATCCCGGTTGTGACCGACCATCCATACCCGATGCTGGGGGCTCCGGCACCGTCGGAGAAGCCGGCCGCGCAGGCGAAGCAAGGCTCCTCCAAGGGCGGAGGCGGCCAAGCGAGGCAGGGCGGCCGCGGCGGCCAAGGCGCGCAGGCGAAGCAAGGTTCCCAGGGAAGCGGAGGCGGCCAAGCCAAGCAGGGAGCCGGCCAAGGCGGCCAGTCGGGGCAAGGAGCCAAGCAGGGCTGGCAGCGCCGCGGCGGACAGCGCCCGGCAGGAGAGCGCACCGCGGCTCCGGCGAACAAGGGCCGCTAA